A region of Allocoleopsis franciscana PCC 7113 DNA encodes the following proteins:
- a CDS encoding bestrophin family protein: METKRRQGFRWALQQKGSVVPVVFKQVLLCGLFGFFISSVHNLRNLGFSLSVPLWAGVIPTIVIALLLAIRTQTAYERFLEGRKSWGNLTNTVRNQARQVWVAVREIEPADRAKKLETIRLLVAFVVATKLHLRGETVNSELEYLLSTERCLELKNLTNPPLQISFWIGNYFQEQYSRKSINSTQLAAMHKLLDRMVNNLGACERVIKTPVPLADALHLRELVLIYCFSLPFQMVGAFFWLTGPIVALISFALLGLEEINREMENPFGYDDNDLPLDLNCDIMLHNIEDLISQELSPDHWELTSVN; this comes from the coding sequence ATGGAGACAAAGAGACGGCAAGGGTTTCGATGGGCTTTACAGCAGAAAGGTTCAGTCGTTCCAGTCGTTTTTAAGCAGGTACTTTTGTGTGGATTGTTCGGTTTTTTTATTTCCAGTGTGCACAATCTTCGCAATTTAGGATTTTCTCTATCCGTCCCACTTTGGGCAGGAGTCATTCCGACGATTGTGATCGCTTTATTGTTAGCTATCCGAACCCAAACCGCTTATGAGAGATTTTTAGAAGGTCGTAAAAGCTGGGGGAATTTAACAAATACAGTACGAAATCAAGCTCGTCAAGTTTGGGTGGCGGTTAGAGAAATTGAACCAGCCGATCGCGCCAAAAAACTAGAAACTATTCGCTTATTGGTTGCCTTTGTCGTTGCCACTAAATTACATCTTAGGGGCGAAACTGTAAACAGTGAATTAGAATATTTGCTTTCCACGGAGCGCTGTTTAGAGTTGAAAAACCTAACGAATCCACCGCTGCAAATTTCATTTTGGATTGGAAATTATTTTCAGGAACAGTACTCTCGAAAAAGCATCAATAGTACTCAACTAGCAGCCATGCATAAGTTGTTGGATCGGATGGTGAATAATTTAGGAGCCTGTGAACGGGTGATCAAAACTCCAGTACCGCTAGCCGACGCACTTCACCTGAGAGAGTTAGTGTTGATTTATTGCTTTTCATTGCCCTTCCAAATGGTTGGTGCTTTCTTCTGGTTGACTGGGCCGATTGTGGCGTTGATTAGTTTTGCCTTGTTAGGGCTTGAAGAAATCAACCGTGAAATGGAAAATCCTTTCGGCTACGATGACAATGATTTGCCTTTGGATTTAAACTGTGACATTATGTTACATAATATTGAAGATTTAATATCTCAGGAACTGAGTCCAGACCATTGGGAGTTGACCTCAGTAAATTAG
- a CDS encoding bestrophin family protein — MWRLTPMGLGAIDRKANKSKPIPLQDTDWKKRHWFRVALRLQGSVIFAILPRVILCSTFGFLITGFHELGFSLSWPALSGVVPSIVLGLLLVFRTNTAYERFWEGRKLWGTLVNTVRNLARQIWAAIAENKPQDRTAKVETLRLLIAFAVATKLHLRGERLNNELEPLMSAERYQILQTMNHPPLEIAFWIGDYLQKQHERGCLNTYQLSAMLKLLDTMVDVLGSCERILKTPIPLAYSIHLKQLLLLYCLSLPFPMVNDLHWWTAVVVGLISFAVFGIEEIGIEIENPFGYDANDLPLDTICATMERNIEDLITLAPCVRHWKTHR, encoded by the coding sequence ATGTGGAGGTTAACCCCAATGGGTTTGGGTGCGATAGATAGAAAAGCCAATAAATCTAAGCCAATACCACTCCAGGATACAGATTGGAAGAAACGACACTGGTTTCGAGTGGCTTTACGGCTGCAAGGGTCTGTTATTTTTGCTATTCTTCCACGAGTAATATTGTGCAGTACCTTTGGTTTTTTAATTACAGGATTCCATGAACTAGGATTTTCTTTATCCTGGCCTGCACTGAGCGGTGTTGTTCCGAGTATTGTCTTAGGATTACTATTAGTTTTTCGGACAAATACGGCTTACGAACGATTTTGGGAAGGGCGTAAACTTTGGGGAACGTTAGTCAATACGGTTCGTAACTTAGCTCGTCAAATTTGGGCAGCGATCGCAGAAAATAAGCCACAAGATAGAACGGCAAAAGTAGAAACACTACGATTATTAATCGCTTTTGCAGTGGCGACTAAGTTACATCTACGGGGAGAGCGGTTGAACAATGAGTTAGAACCCTTAATGTCAGCCGAAAGGTATCAAATACTCCAAACCATGAATCATCCACCCTTGGAAATTGCCTTTTGGATTGGAGATTATTTGCAAAAACAGCATGAACGCGGTTGTCTTAATACATATCAACTCAGTGCTATGCTGAAATTGCTCGATACAATGGTGGATGTTTTAGGGAGTTGTGAACGAATCTTAAAAACACCTATACCCTTAGCGTATTCGATTCATTTAAAGCAATTGTTATTGCTTTATTGCCTCTCACTCCCTTTCCCAATGGTCAATGATTTACACTGGTGGACGGCGGTAGTGGTAGGTTTAATTAGTTTTGCTGTCTTTGGAATTGAAGAGATTGGAATTGAGATTGAGAATCCCTTTGGTTATGACGCGAATGATTTACCTTTAGATACGATTTGTGCCACCATGGAGCGCAATATTGAAGATTTAATTACACTGGCTCCTTGTGTGAGGCATTGGAAAACACATCGGTGA